The Hordeum vulgare subsp. vulgare chromosome 7H, MorexV3_pseudomolecules_assembly, whole genome shotgun sequence DNA window gtgtttgttgggttggcatggatcgagactgggatttgtcactccgtgtgacgaagaggtatctcggggccactcgataaaacaacatcacaataatccttgcaagcaatgtgactaaggagttactcacggaatcttgtattacggaacgagtaaagaggcttgccgataacgagattggactaggtatagagataccgataaaAACGTGCGTGGATACTGTCAAAAAAAGGCACGTACATAAGGTCGATTATAAAATATGTACAAAGAAAGAACCCAGTGCAAGTACATCATGTCTAAAGATTATAATATTTCTCAAATATTAATGCTTAAGTTAACATGTTACAATACAAATAGTCGATACGAAATAAAGAGAAACATTGATTAGTATTGTATCCTATatagtatttaaaaaaaattaacatgtaaaataacaacatattcaaactctacatatttttctaatcaagtttcatatataacatgtttaaattggatttacggtttaaaagatattgttatttgaaaatacatatttattctgaatggacttcgaggttattaacgcatatgtgaggggtttacgtaaaaaaaattaaaaacgaTTCACTCTGACTACAATTTAGACCGCGGATTATTTAGCACGAAAGTAAGGGGGTCTTGTGTAAAATGCGAAAAAACGGTTCGGCCTCACTTATAAacggactgcgggttaattagaGGAAAATACAGGGGCCTTTCTGCAAAAGAGCCACAACGGACGACGGAAATCAaccttgctttattattagggagagatctaAACGTGACTTTTTCAGGAAGAGTATTTTTTTTTGGAAAGTGACTCATATCTATACGTGACTTCTTCAGGAAAAGACATATGAGTTAGACGAGCATGTTGACCTTATTCTTATGTGAAGTGTCAATCCTTTTGCACGTTCACCTTATAATATTTGTATGTAACAATACATCTTTTATTTCACGGGGAGCTGCGTTAATCTAATCCATTCATATTTCTTAACTTTTGAGCGGTCAATCTTCACCGTTACTTTTCTATCGTCTTAAGTATATAATAAAAGATAGACAGGcggtgaacattctttaaggattgtatattttaaaacttgatgattatgttgcttatgtttatgaaCATTGCTATGCTAATGTTTAttgattcatcgtttctcaatgatcaaatCTACAATAGATTACATGCTGGGTAACATGTCACATTAAAAATTATGTattcatcatttacctactcaaggacgagtgggaattaagcttggggatggtgatatgtatccaagtatctataattttttattgttccatgttataatattatcattctaggatgctctttggatgattatatataaattaatattatttttgagcactaacctattaaaccAGTGCCCAGCGCAAGTtaatattttctgcatgtttttggcttttgaggtttacagtaccaaaggaAGTTCAATTGCCCTGATACTTTTTTctgaaccaaaagaagacctggaagcacgggaggacacaAGAGGCTGCATGAGGGAGGCATCACACATCAGGGCGTGCCGAGGGGGGGTAGCCATGCCCTCTTGTGTGTTGGCCCCCTCAGGCGTCCCTTGGCGCACCTCTTCGTCATATAAATTCGCAATTACCCCAAAAGAGAGGCGATTTCCTatgcatggtggtagctacacacccTATGGCATAAGTTCCTTACTAAATATATGTGGTGTCGGGTTTCCATGGCATTGGCACAAGTGCTTGTTTGTTGTATAGAAATGACCTTCTCCCACTTAACTTTGTCTTCTTGATTTACCTTTTTGACACAAGTGACTTTTCGTTGTGCAGAAATGACATTTCTCACTTCTCTCGGTCTTTTTGCTTGCCTTTTTGGCATAATtccttgtttgcttgcttgactgGTCCAAAGTCATGATATTTTGATCATAGAATTATTTTTCATAGTACAAAATAATTTACCAAAATAATTCGAGATACAAATTTGGTCtgtgtgtagctaccaccatgggTAGCAAATTATTTCCGTACCCCCAAACCCCTAGGGAGACACCCGAAATAtttttcccgccgccgcaagtctctgttctgccgTGAGGCTATTTAGAGCCCTTTTTCGGTGTCGTGCTGGAGGGGGAGTCGATCAcagaggacctctacatcaaccttgttgcttccatggtgatgtgtgagtagtttaccacagacctacgggtccatagctagtaccaagatggctatctctctctctctctctcttgaccttcaatacaatgatcatcacaactttgttgtggtctatccgatgtaatcctattgtgcggtgcgtttgttgggatccaatgaattgtgggtttagttCAGATTATTCACGATAAAGATATAAGTCTTCTCTAACTtctaattatgattcttatttgcatgattatcatagcttcctaaatctctccgatctattgaaataatttggccaactagattgatatttcttcagtgagaggggtgcgttgtagtgggttcaatctgacgattttctatatccaagtgagaGAGGGGGACAAGGTACATCTTTGTAttattgccactaaggataacacaatggggttgattctccaagcattactctatttgtctatatcatgtcatcattcgccaagcattactctatttttcatgaacttaatacgtagagcggAAAGCATATAAACACTCTTGAAGTGGagaaatagtaataggtgcaggcaggagtcaaccTATTCGCTtatggacgcgatgcctataaagatatgatcattgccgtgaatatcacataactatgcatttttctatcaattgtccaacagtaatttgtttacccaccgtatgcctactacatgagagaggCTATTAAGGAAAACTACGGCCCCGagactattcacttataagtttacaaatgctACAACCCCTCGCCGCCttaatttactttttatttacttttcactttgcaacttctatctacacactttacttgcttgcaaataacaagtccaaggggattgacaaccctcttgcccgctttggtgcaagtgtttgtttcttttgtgtcCACTCGCTAAAGATGATGGGTGGGGGTGGgtgggttgttactcctattgatttgataaaccttggttctctactaagggaaatacttccctatattgtgttgcatcacccattcATCTTCACAAAAACCCAATGCATATCACAAGCATCAATACCTCCAAGAAATTATGCAAACATAATGATAGATAGAAGAAGTCGTCATAACATCGTCTCTCACCGAATGAACATTGCAAGAAATCTGAAATTTATTGAGGAAAGTGTCAGCACCCTTACCAAATTGAGGACTTCAATTCGAGTGTCCTCGTTCCATCACTCGAAAGCTAATCATCCGAGCTATTGTAGGAATTTCCTACGGATTGAAGCCATCAATTTTCTAATTAAAATAATTTTAGCCTTTTATGTTGTACATTTACTAACTCATGTGACAAACATTTATAAAATGGTATAACAATTTATATTGATGGTCATGGTGATGTATAAATCGAGAAAAATGTATACCATATTGGAAATTGTTTGGAttccaaaaaaacaaaagaataTTTTTAGGAAATTTTTACCGTATTTTTATGGCAAAATGTCATGTGGTGGCCTTGGAGTAACACAAAGTCTCAGCAaaatacattaccctcatcaagggcaTGTATGATAATATTGTGAGAAatattcgaacaagtgatggcgacactgatAACTTCCCGATCAAATAGGACTACACCAGGGGGTCGGCTTTGACCCCTTATatttttgccttggtgatggatgaggtcacaagggatatacaaggagatagcccatggtgtatgctctttgcagacgatgtggtgctagtcgatgatagtcacACAAGGGTCAACTGGAAGTACATGAAGTGCGATTTCAGTACTACTAGGCacgaagaggacgaggaggaggaggttcgTCTGGATGGGCAGGTGGTGTCTCAAAAGGACACCTTTCAATATTTGGGGTTAATGCTACAAAAGGGGGGGTATCGATATTTAGCTTCAAGATGCGAACCATCGAATTTAAGCTGGAtgtatgaagtggcgccaagtttCTGGCATTTTATGTGATAGgaaagtgccacaaaagctaaaagtcaAGTTCTATAGGATGACGCATGACGGttcgacccgcaatgttgtatgACGCTGAGTGTTGGCCAACTAAAAGGCGATATGTGCAACAGTTAGGTATGGCGGATATGCGCATATTGAGATgaatgtgtggccacacaaggaaggacctaGTCCGGAATGATGACATACAATATAGAGTTGGGCTAGCATCGATTgatgagaagcttgtccaacattgtCTGAGATGATTTGGGCATATTCAGTGCATGCCTTCAGATGCTTCAATGCATAACGGACGGCTAAAGCATGCTGATAATGTCAGAAGAGGTCGTGGTAGACCGAATATGACTTAGAAGGAGTCCGTTAACAGAGATTAGAGGGACTAGAGTATCACAAGAGAACTAGCCACGAACAGGGGTGAGTGAAACCTAGCTATTCATCGCCAGAACCAAGAATCATGAGTTGCGGAATCACTAGTTAGCGAATACACCTTTCAACGATTACTCCCACCTTCACAGATTGCGACAAGTGGCACACTGCATGCGTGCCACTTGTCGCAACATCGTAGTTTTTcccttttttcgtagatccgtattttaAAAACGTTTTATCCCCTAACCCGTGCGTCCAAATCTCGGaccgttttcaccgttggctttctcgcgtcgagatcttcaaaactagatcccatgttgataggttttgacgaacttcttccacgaaaaaaacaagaaaaaaaacggACGAAAAAAACATGCCTCACGTGATAGAAAAAAACCAGAAAACGCAATTTTTCCTTTCCGATAGGCAcaggtcgtgcctctcgcgaaggcaaaccgtacctctcgtgaaagcaaaatcgtgcctctcgcaaaaaaaaagagAGCACAAAACGCGTTTCCCCCCATTTTTGGGGGCAAAactgtgcctctcgcaaaaaaatgcGTTTTTCCTTTCGGAAGAGGCACAGGCATGCCTCTCGCAAAGGAAAAACCGTGCCTATCTCGGAAGCAAAACCGCGCCTCTCGCAAAATAAACAGAAAATACGTTTTtcccctttccgaaaggcatgggcgtgcctctcgcgaaggcaaaaccgtgcctttcgcgaAAGCAAAACTGCGACTCTCgcaaaaaaacgcgtttttttttCGTTCCGAGAggtacggccgtgcctctcgaagGCAAAACGTGCCTTAAAAAAaccagaaaacacgtttttcgtGAAAAAAAAAATCGTCCAAAAGTTACGAAAGACCGGTGAAAACCGTAAACACCAAAGAAATTCGGAAAAAACCCACTCAAAAAAGGCGAAAACgcgtgcaaaaaaaataaaattcaaaggaAACGCTGAGAGCGCGACACGTGGCGGCGACTAAAAACGCGCCAAGTGACGACGTGCGGAAGCGATCGCTGGGAGGCTCCCGAGGGagcgctcgctaactagttgctctcCATGAGTTGATCACGAGATTTTATatatttcacctctagcctactcCAAGTTATTTAAAACTAAAAGCTTTATTATTGGAAAAACTCTTACCTTCAACCGACGGATCGCCTGCTGACGTCCGTCACCTCCGCGTCCATTGAATTTGTTTTTTATTGGCTTTTGATTGTACGATCATGAGCAAGCTTCCGTGTGTCCATGTTTTTCTGTAACTAAGCATTTGTTTCAAAAAAGAGAGTTTGTAGCGCTGAGACTCGTGCGGCTGGGAGGGCAACGACGATGAGGATTTCAAGCAAGATTTGtgtaagaagatatgtgttgcaaAGATTTCTGCAATAAGACATATGTTGCAAAATATTTTCTATAACAACAACTTTGTTACAGTGTGTATGAAAGATGCCACTCTGCCGCACGATTGTAGATCTTTTTTTCCTGCAACAACGTTCTTATTCCAGAAACATAGGTCTTGTTTCAAAGAAAAAACGATTTGGCACacgtacggaaagaagattggacGGTTGTCGAGCTCTGGATCCTATAATTACCATTTCTGCAGCAACGTTCTTGTTTTAGAAACATATGTCTTATTTAAAAAAACGATTTGGCACGCGCACGGAAAAAGATCGACCGGTTGTTTCTACAACTGTCTTGTTGTTTCACGAAGCGACCGAACCATGTACCAGTAATGAGATTAGACAGCCGTGAACGACTCTGCGCGTGAAGATCCGACGACTATTTTGATGAAGGATGTTTATTAAACATCTATCGGACGCGTAGCGGTGCCCTTATTATTAGGGGGCTGCCACGCATCTACCGGCGGATGTTTAGTCACCTGGAGGTCCGTCCGATGTACGCGCAGTTGTCCCGATCTGTGTGCGTGCAACCGTCCGATCCGCTCCAGCCGGGCATCctataattcctgaaacaacaaccgagttgcagaaactttcaTTCCTGAAACGACGGccgagttgcagaaactttcgctttgttacGAGAAATAAATTTTGCActcgttaattcctgaaacaaccgtAATTTTTTCCCTTCGTCTTTGTGTAACATAGGGAGGACGTGGGACAAAGAGATAGCCCAGGCAGCCATTCGATCGACTCGATCGAACGACAGCGCGTCCGACCGATGTCTAGCACGGATCAGCCGGCTGAGGGAAAGGTTTTCccttattattattgttgactcttTCCTTGGCAAGGAATTGTGCATGCGTGTATGAAAATCCCGGGGAAACAGAACACTCTTTCGGCGGCCGACTATCCGGCCCATTAGTTGTTTCGGCCCAAGCAAAATAATCGGTCGATCCCCTAGAGAAAAACATGTCACTCTAGTCAACGCCCATGGCAATGGCATCCACCGAGAATTCCCCATCCCCACCCATGGCGTCCACCTCCACGTCCTCCTCCGTCGTCACCCTCAACGTCGGCGGCGAGCTCTTCCAGACCACCGCAGCCACCCTCTCCCGCTCAGGCGCTTCCTCCCCTCTCGCCTCCCTTGTCCCCTCGCCCCCCGACGCGCCGCACTTCCTCGACCGCGACCCTCGCCTGTTCGCCGccatcctctccttcctccgcaGTGGCCGCCTAGCGCCCCATCCTCCCTCCCCCGCTCTTCTCGCCGAGGCTCGGCACTTCTCACTCGATGGCCTCCTCCTCGCCTCCCTCTCCCCCGCGTCCGccttctcccccctctctcttcgCCCCACCGCCCTCCTCCCTCTGACCGGCCGCGTCGCTCCCTCCGCAGTGGCCATATCCCCATCCCCGCACGCGGCCTCCCTCGTCGCCGCGCACGGCGGGGTCGTCACCAGCTTTGACGCCGCGCTCGCCTCCCGCACCAGCGTCCTGACGCCGCTCCCCACCATCGACTCGCTCGTCGTGGTGTCCCCCACCCTCGCCCTCGCTGCCGCCCGCGACTTTCCTGGCGTCCAGCTCTGCAGGTTCCCGGGCGAATCCCTTGCCACAGCTTCCGATGCTCTATATTGGCCAGACTCGCCTTCTTCTTCTGTGCTGTCTATGGCCGCCACAGTGGCCTCAGAAACGGCGTCACAGTGGCTCTTTGCCAGCTTCGAGTCAGTGCGACGGAATTCGAGCGCCGTGGTGGCGTTCGATCTGAATTCTCTGTCACCTGTGGTGGAAATTGGGAGGAAGGAGGTGTTCGGTGCGGACGTTGAGGCAGCAATACCACCGACCAAGCTCGCCTGGCTTGCTGGGCACAATCTCTTGCTTGCAGCCGGATCACACTCTGGGCCAGCCGGAATGGTGGGGGACATACGCCTGTGGGACGTCCGGGCAAGCTCGACGGTACCAGTGTGGGAGGTCAGGGAGAAGGACGACTGCTTTGCAGATGTTGCTGCATCAGACTCGCTGTCGGCATTGTTTAAGGTGGGGGCTGCATCTGGTGAGGTTTTCATGGCTGACTTGAGGAGGCTTAGTGGTGATGGCACCAATGTTGATCCCTGGGTGTGCATCGGAGACCGACAAAGGGCGGGAGCTGCCACAGCATCTCGCAGGAAGGATGGGAATAACTGTAGAATTGAGTGCTACCGTAATTGGGTGTTTGTGGCACGGGACGCATATGTTGAGGTGTGGACACAGGTGGAAATTACATCAGAGACTGGGGAGAAGAAGGTGATGAGGAGGAATTGGGTAGGAGATGGGCCATCGATGGTTACGGCAGACggcgaggagaaggccaagatcgtgaGCTGGGCCTTCGGAGGCAGCAGGATGGCATTGGCTAGAGTCGATAAGCGGTCTATTGAGGTGTGGGATAGTGCTTCTGGGGCAATTCCAGGTAACCTCTGAATAGAGAAACTAGACTACACATGTAAGAAATCTCAAATTCCGTTGCTGTTCTTGTTCACCTCTATCAATGTAGTTTCGGTATTTGTTTTGTTATGTTGCATTAAGGTTGAGAACAGTCCACATTGGTTTTTCTTATTTAGGGTCAGAGAACAATCTGCCTAATTATTACCCAAAGAAAAGACCAACAGTATCTATCATACACCACATTTCTGTAAGCAAAAATCAAGTACTCCCTCCAATCCAAATTAATTGATGCtgctttagtacaactttgtatacAACTGTTTTTGAAGCTAACTTTGTATACAAAACAAAGTCGTACTAAAGCAGTGTCAATTAATTGGAATCGCAGGGAGTAAAATTGATTGCTGACCAGAATTGCTTGATTTGTTTGTGTTACTGAGCTACTAGTTCTTTTGGTCACTGGAAATAAAAATTCACAAAAGTAGCATTTGAATCGATCTCCTTACTTGGACATTAGATTAACATCTTCTTGGAGCTCATGATTGAGAGAAGAACATTCTAGAAGCTCATTACATTTCCAGCATTACATGCAAAtgtgctacaaaatgctttgcggtTGTCTGTTTCATCAGTAGTTATGGTCGAtgttactccctccggtcctttttagtctgcatataagttTTGTCTGAAGTCAAAGTATCTTCactttgaccaaacttatagaaaaaatcatcaacattcaccatgccaaatcaatattgttagattctttatgaaatgtagtttcataatgtatatatttggtattgtagatattgatattttttaatataaatttggtcaaactttacaaagtttgacttgaccgaaatctaatatgcagagtaaaaaggaccggagggagtaattGCTTGTCGCTATGGACATTCAGTGTCCCCTGTGTTTGGTAATGAGCAAACTGTGTTCTAAATTTGTTTGCAAACTAATATTGACATCATCCTGGCAATTTAATCTAATCATACAAAGTCAGTTCTTGTACCTGTGTTCAATCTTATTACCTTAGCTTGTGCCTTCACCAGTGCACACTCAAGGACTGAGTTTGAGTAACATGTGTAAGACAAGTTTTATGGTTAGGAATTGTAGTAGTGCATAAGGTTAGGAATCTCAAACTCGACAGTGATTAATGTTTGTTTTTATGGCATTTGATTACCGAGGCGAATCTGATATATGCTGGAATTTCGAATTGGCCGCTGGTTCTGACTTCTGTCTGGAACTATCACATTTCATCATGATCCATCATAAATTGGATCTTGCAATTAACCAGCTATGCAAACATATCAAATATGagctcaaggaatttaattacacAGCTCAACTAGTAAAACCCAGTTGACCTCCTAAACTACCAATAAATATCTGGAGTTCCGTACATTAGGTTTCTATATATTTACCTCATTATTTCGTGATTAAGTCATTTGATAGCTTCGAACCTTTTGCCCTTTTCCCTatgatactcccttcgttcctaaatataagaccttttagtgaTTGTACTATAAAATACATACAGATGTGCATAGACATATTttcgagtgtagattcattcattttgcttcgtatgtagtcttctagtgaaatatctaaaaggtcttatatttaggaacggaggtagtATATCGCATGTAGTATGGGAAAATGTTTCTTGCTATAAAGCAAAAATCTTTCCAGCAGCAGTTTATTTTTCTTAAAACTGCGAATACCCAATATCTTTAAGGGAGTTTTGGCATACCTAATAGCTTCTGTGGGTCTGCTTGTGCACTAGCTCTACACCCTGCCTGTGCTGACCAGCACATAATGCATCATCCAAGGAAATCCTAACTAATAGCCCCGTGTATCTAGCTCAACTCAAGTCTCTGGAAAAAGCCAAGTTGGAGACCACGGACCTTCGCCGGCAGCGGGCACCGCCACCGTCTGGTCTCTCATGTTGTACACGCCGGAGTCTAGAAAGGGGTTCTCACAAGTTTCCTCACTTATGAAGTAGATGCAATCTCCCCGAACTCGGACGCCGCAAGATTGACCCCCGGCGGGGAGAGACTGGGAGCAGCCTCCGCTGACAAATGAGGCCGGTCCTTCGTTGCACCATCAGCAGCCGGTCGCCGGAGACGACGAGGTGGTGCCGTTGCACGTACACGTCAGGATGAAAGCTGTCATCAAGCCCGTGGACTCGGGTACCGGGGATGGCTGTCTGCTCGTGGCCGT harbors:
- the LOC123411473 gene encoding BTB/POZ domain-containing protein At5g41330; its protein translation is MAMASTENSPSPPMASTSTSSSVVTLNVGGELFQTTAATLSRSGASSPLASLVPSPPDAPHFLDRDPRLFAAILSFLRSGRLAPHPPSPALLAEARHFSLDGLLLASLSPASAFSPLSLRPTALLPLTGRVAPSAVAISPSPHAASLVAAHGGVVTSFDAALASRTSVLTPLPTIDSLVVVSPTLALAAARDFPGVQLCRFPGESLATASDALYWPDSPSSSVLSMAATVASETASQWLFASFESVRRNSSAVVAFDLNSLSPVVEIGRKEVFGADVEAAIPPTKLAWLAGHNLLLAAGSHSGPAGMVGDIRLWDVRASSTVPVWEVREKDDCFADVAASDSLSALFKVGAASGEVFMADLRRLSGDGTNVDPWVCIGDRQRAGAATASRRKDGNNCRIECYRNWVFVARDAYVEVWTQVEITSETGEKKVMRRNWVGDGPSMVTADGEEKAKIVSWAFGGSRMALARVDKRSIEVWDSASGAIPGNL